One segment of Candidatus Fusobacterium pullicola DNA contains the following:
- a CDS encoding replication-associated recombination protein A has protein sequence MTNNLFGSNYEEVKPLAVKLRPQSLDDFIGQEKLLGEGGILRKLIEKQSISNSIFYGPPGCGKSSLGEIISKSINSNFETLNATTASLNDLRDVVERAKKNIEFYGKKTILFLDEIHRFNKMQQDALLSYCENGTITLIGATTENPYYSLNNALLSRVMIFEFKALERKDIEKIVRRAIEKLSLKDVPDEIVECILDISQGDSRIALNYLEMYKNSCTDLKVDEVLDIFRTRQASYHKAEDKYNLISAMIKSMRGSDPDSALYWLGRLLAGGEDPRYIARRLVVHASEDIGMANPEAMLIANSAMMASERIGMPEIRIVLAQAVIYISISTKSNSCYMGINKALEDIEKGDKESVPANICHNPKGYLYPHDYQGNFVKQRYSNKKREYYIPGDNKNEKLIKEKLEKLWGK, from the coding sequence ATGACAAACAATCTATTTGGAAGTAATTATGAAGAGGTAAAACCTTTAGCTGTAAAGTTGCGTCCACAGAGTTTAGATGACTTTATTGGACAGGAGAAGCTTTTAGGTGAGGGTGGAATTCTTAGAAAACTTATAGAGAAACAGAGTATCTCTAACTCGATTTTTTATGGTCCTCCAGGTTGTGGAAAGAGCTCTTTAGGGGAGATAATATCCAAAAGTATCAACAGTAATTTTGAAACACTAAACGCTACTACAGCATCTTTGAACGATTTAAGAGATGTAGTGGAGAGAGCCAAAAAAAATATAGAGTTTTATGGAAAAAAGACAATACTTTTTTTAGATGAGATACACAGATTTAATAAGATGCAACAGGACGCACTTCTCTCTTACTGTGAAAATGGAACTATCACTTTAATAGGAGCAACTACGGAAAATCCTTACTATTCACTTAATAATGCCCTTCTTTCAAGAGTTATGATTTTTGAATTTAAGGCTTTGGAAAGAAAGGATATTGAGAAGATTGTAAGAAGAGCTATAGAGAAACTATCTTTAAAAGATGTACCAGATGAGATAGTGGAGTGTATACTAGATATATCTCAGGGAGATAGTAGAATAGCTCTTAACTATTTGGAAATGTACAAAAATAGTTGTACAGATTTAAAGGTTGATGAGGTATTAGATATTTTTAGAACAAGGCAGGCTTCATATCATAAGGCTGAAGATAAATACAATCTTATCTCTGCAATGATAAAGAGTATGAGAGGGAGTGACCCAGATTCAGCTCTATATTGGTTAGGAAGATTACTTGCTGGTGGAGAGGACCCAAGGTATATAGCTAGACGTCTTGTAGTTCATGCAAGTGAAGATATAGGAATGGCCAATCCAGAGGCTATGCTTATAGCTAACAGTGCTATGATGGCTAGTGAGAGAATAGGTATGCCAGAGATTAGAATAGTTTTGGCACAGGCTGTAATATATATTTCAATTTCTACAAAGAGCAACTCTTGTTATATGGGAATAAATAAGGCTTTAGAGGATATTGAAAAGGGAGATAAGGAGAGTGTACCAGCAAATATCTGTCATAACCCTAAGGGCTATTTGTATCCACATGATTATCAAGGGAACTTTGTAAAACAAAGGTATAGTAATAAAAAGAGGGAGTATTATATCCCTGGAGATAATAAAAATGAAAAGCTCATAAAAGAAAAATTAGAAAAATTATGGGGAAAATAA
- the tilS gene encoding tRNA lysidine(34) synthetase TilS, with product MRLFEKIVNKNKKEALIESGDRIVVGFSGGPDSVFLVEMLLKLREKLDFNIVLVHINHLLRGEEAQRDEDFSIEYGKSRGLEVFARKIDITSLGKEKGLSLEEAGREGRYSFYNEVLEKTNSNKIALAHNKDDQIETFLFRLTRGTGLSGLEGIASKRDRYIRPISEIYKSDIVEYLDSNSIAYCIDSTNLENEFTRNSIRLDLIPFIENRYNPKFKDKIFSLIEEIRDNNLFIEKEIESFANQSEIKIDEISSFPKSIRGKILSNYLYKYGLEVNRKKISLIESILEKGGTQEISLDSEYILKKEYNILKVEKKNVLKDEIQEIRFEIPGRVEYGEYEIIAEFTERKEQNRNCFYTNLKVGDTLMVRGRKDGDKITPTGMKGEKKLKDIFINEKIGKEKRDYIPLVVYNNDIVWIAGIRGNEKYSSLMDKCIKLSVRRTR from the coding sequence ATGAGATTATTTGAAAAGATAGTAAATAAGAATAAAAAAGAAGCTCTAATAGAGAGTGGAGATAGAATAGTAGTTGGTTTTTCTGGAGGTCCAGATTCTGTTTTCTTAGTGGAGATGCTTCTAAAATTAAGGGAAAAATTGGATTTTAATATTGTCTTAGTGCATATAAATCATCTGTTAAGAGGTGAAGAGGCACAAAGAGATGAGGATTTTTCTATAGAGTATGGAAAAAGTAGAGGATTGGAGGTCTTTGCAAGAAAGATAGATATTACCTCTCTTGGTAAAGAGAAGGGACTATCATTGGAAGAGGCTGGTCGTGAAGGGAGATACAGTTTCTACAATGAAGTATTGGAGAAAACTAACAGCAATAAGATAGCTTTAGCCCACAATAAAGATGACCAGATAGAGACTTTTCTCTTTAGATTGACAAGGGGAACAGGGCTTTCTGGACTAGAGGGAATAGCTTCTAAAAGAGATAGATATATTCGTCCAATCTCTGAGATATACAAGAGTGATATAGTGGAGTACCTAGATAGTAACAGTATAGCTTACTGTATAGATAGTACAAACTTAGAAAATGAGTTTACTAGAAATAGTATAAGACTAGACTTAATTCCTTTTATTGAAAATAGATATAATCCTAAATTTAAAGATAAGATTTTCTCACTTATAGAGGAGATTAGAGATAATAATCTTTTTATTGAAAAGGAGATAGAGAGCTTTGCTAATCAAAGTGAGATAAAAATAGATGAAATTTCAAGTTTTCCTAAGAGTATAAGGGGTAAAATTTTAAGCAACTATCTTTATAAATACGGATTAGAAGTAAATAGAAAGAAAATCTCTCTTATTGAAAGTATATTGGAAAAGGGTGGAACTCAAGAGATATCACTTGATAGTGAGTATATATTAAAAAAAGAGTATAATATATTAAAAGTAGAGAAAAAAAATGTTTTAAAAGATGAGATTCAAGAGATTAGATTTGAGATACCTGGTAGAGTAGAGTATGGAGAGTATGAGATAATAGCAGAGTTTACAGAGAGAAAAGAGCAAAATAGAAATTGTTTCTATACTAATCTCAAAGTAGGAGATACTCTTATGGTAAGAGGGAGAAAAGATGGGGATAAGATAACTCCAACAGGTATGAAGGGGGAAAAAAAGCTAAAGGATATCTTTATAAATGAAAAAATAGGTAAAGAGAAGAGGGATTATATTCCTCTTGTAGTCTATAACAATGACATTGTCTGGATAGCTGGTATTAGAGGAAATGAAAAATATAGTAGTTTGATGGACAAATGTATAAAATTAAGTGTGAGGAGGACAAGATAA
- a CDS encoding B12-binding domain-containing radical SAM protein, translating into MKKIVLTAINSQYVHLNVAVRYLKKYVEKNSDIKLDIYETNINNQLMNIIKDLFEKQPDIIIFSTYIWNKEYVFSITKELKKILPDVKIALGGPEVSYEWDKIMAENQEIDYIFTGEGEKVLLNFFTKDISEVKGVVYREGERLKYNGIEPLIENLDIIPFPYDDEELQDRTKIFYYESSRGCPFNCSYCMSSIDKSVRYYSLDRTKEDLKRFIDSPIKLLKFVDRTFNLSKEKYMAIWRFLLENYREGITFHFEINANIFDDETLDFLETVPKGYFQFEIGVQTIDAQAMKSIGRINKLEKLEYNIRRISRNIHLHLDLIAGLPYETYDKFRESFDYVHRLKPEMIQLGFLKLLKGTKMYDEREKYGYKYFSKPPYEVFSNEFISFAEMVKLKNLEKVLDFYYNSEKFPESVQWIIENHYESAFSFYEDVAEYFDKRGYLKVSHKESTLFTLLYEFYLDKGLKDREIFVEYLKYDYLMLGKTGFYPEWFKSEKDGELYDELIRERNYKSIREGHKNSELERFSYNIFTKEFEDIYVFFDYRDRSSKVIKKLV; encoded by the coding sequence ATGAAAAAAATTGTTTTAACTGCAATAAATAGTCAATATGTACACTTAAATGTGGCTGTAAGATATTTAAAGAAGTATGTAGAAAAAAATAGTGATATAAAATTAGATATATATGAAACTAATATAAATAATCAGTTGATGAATATTATAAAGGACCTATTTGAAAAACAACCAGATATAATAATCTTTTCAACATATATTTGGAACAAAGAGTATGTATTTTCAATAACTAAGGAATTGAAGAAGATACTTCCAGATGTAAAGATAGCTTTAGGAGGACCAGAGGTATCTTATGAATGGGATAAGATTATGGCAGAAAATCAAGAGATAGATTATATATTTACAGGAGAGGGAGAAAAGGTTTTACTTAATTTCTTTACAAAGGATATATCAGAGGTAAAGGGAGTTGTGTATAGAGAGGGAGAGAGGCTAAAATACAATGGGATAGAGCCTTTAATAGAAAATCTTGATATAATTCCATTCCCATATGATGATGAGGAGTTACAAGATAGAACAAAGATATTTTATTATGAGTCTTCAAGAGGGTGTCCATTTAATTGTTCCTACTGTATGTCCTCTATTGATAAGAGTGTTAGATATTATTCCCTAGATAGAACAAAGGAGGACTTAAAGAGATTTATAGACTCTCCAATAAAGCTTTTAAAATTTGTTGATAGAACTTTTAACTTGAGTAAAGAGAAGTATATGGCAATATGGAGATTTTTATTGGAAAACTATAGAGAGGGGATAACTTTTCACTTTGAGATAAATGCCAATATCTTTGATGATGAGACATTGGATTTTTTAGAGACAGTGCCAAAGGGATACTTCCAATTTGAAATAGGGGTACAAACAATAGATGCTCAGGCTATGAAAAGTATTGGAAGAATAAATAAATTAGAGAAGTTAGAATATAATATTAGAAGAATAAGTAGAAATATACATCTACACTTAGATTTAATAGCTGGATTACCATATGAAACTTATGATAAGTTTAGAGAATCTTTTGATTATGTTCATAGATTAAAACCAGAGATGATACAACTTGGATTTTTAAAGCTTTTAAAGGGAACAAAGATGTATGATGAGAGAGAGAAATATGGATATAAGTATTTTTCTAAGCCACCATATGAGGTATTCTCAAATGAGTTTATAAGCTTTGCTGAGATGGTAAAATTAAAAAATCTTGAAAAAGTTTTGGATTTTTATTATAATTCAGAGAAATTCCCAGAGAGTGTACAATGGATAATAGAGAATCACTATGAGAGTGCTTTCTCTTTTTATGAAGATGTGGCAGAGTATTTTGACAAGAGAGGATATTTAAAAGTAAGCCATAAAGAGAGTACTCTTTTTACACTTTTATATGAGTTCTATTTAGATAAGGGATTAAAAGATAGAGAGATATTTGTAGAGTATTTAAAATATGATTATCTAATGTTAGGGAAAACTGGATTTTATCCAGAGTGGTTTAAGAGTGAAAAAGATGGAGAGCTTTATGATGAGCTTATTAGAGAGAGAAACTATAAGAGTATTAGAGAGGGACATAAAAATAGTGAGCTAGAGAGATTTAGTTACAATATTTTTACTAAGGAATTTGAGGATATATATGTGTTCTTTGACTATAGAGATAGAAGTAGTAAAGTGATAAAAAAATTAGTATAG
- the secG gene encoding preprotein translocase subunit SecG, producing METLFTVLLFIFAISLIVLVLIQPDRSHGTSASMGLGASNTVFGISKDGGPLARATEVVATLFIVSALLLYLVK from the coding sequence ATGGAAACTTTATTTACAGTTCTGCTATTTATTTTTGCCATTTCATTAATAGTATTAGTGCTTATACAACCAGACAGGAGCCATGGAACATCTGCAAGTATGGGATTAGGAGCATCAAACACTGTATTTGGAATATCAAAAGATGGAGGACCTTTAGCTAGAGCAACAGAAGTTGTGGCGACACTATTTATCGTGAGTGCACTTTTATTATACTTAGTAAAATAG
- the ftsH gene encoding ATP-dependent zinc metalloprotease FtsH encodes MNNKDLFDENENQKIEEKEKEKPTEEKEEEKKSEEPKVDEERKKEFEDEVKERKEELRNKLKEGMSQKKDDKEDKEEESKFKQLGGKFNFKGFIMLLFIITLVMSLPSMLSGTGKTPSSEISYSEFVQSVKDGKIKKVDEKEGYVYGYTADEKEVYSARMITDRLGGDAKLVDIIEENGATIKSVAPQQVPLLLNILISWFPMLLLIGVWIFMMNKMGKGNGGGPQIFNVGKSKAKENGEDVSKVTFADVAGITEAKVELEEVVKFLREPEKFKNIGARIPKGVLLLGAPGTGKTLLAKAVAGEAKVPFFSMSGSEFVEMFVGVGASRVRDLFSKARKNAPCIIFIDEIDAVGRKRGSGQGGGNDEREQTLNQLLVEMDGFGTDETIIVLAATNRPEILDRALMRPGRFDRQVFVDSPDIDGREAILKVHVRGKKLAKDVDLRVIAKKTPGFVGADLANLLNEAAILAARDNREEITMEDLEEASEKVSIGPERKSKKVIEKERRITAYHEAGHAIMHYALPNTDPVHKISIVPRGMAGGYTMALPEEDRSYKSKNEFLDEMRILYGGRAAEQIVFGDITTGASNDIERATAIAHAIVTRFGMNEKFGPILLDNTKEGDYFQQKYYSDVTGKEVDEEIFKIVQTMYKETLETITKYYDKLDAVAKALLAREHLNREEFEAIMKGEPIPAESEEVEKVEDISEVGNVEIEE; translated from the coding sequence TTGAACAACAAGGATTTATTTGATGAAAACGAAAATCAAAAAATAGAAGAGAAGGAAAAAGAAAAGCCTACTGAAGAGAAAGAGGAAGAGAAAAAATCTGAAGAACCAAAAGTTGATGAAGAGAGAAAAAAAGAGTTCGAAGATGAGGTAAAAGAGAGAAAAGAGGAGCTAAGAAATAAGCTTAAAGAGGGAATGTCTCAGAAAAAAGATGATAAAGAGGATAAGGAAGAGGAGAGCAAGTTTAAACAATTAGGTGGAAAATTTAACTTTAAAGGTTTCATCATGTTACTTTTCATAATTACTTTAGTAATGTCTTTACCATCAATGTTATCTGGAACAGGAAAAACACCGAGCAGTGAGATATCATACAGTGAATTTGTTCAATCTGTAAAAGATGGAAAAATTAAAAAAGTAGATGAAAAAGAAGGGTATGTTTACGGTTATACAGCTGATGAGAAGGAAGTATACAGTGCTAGAATGATAACTGATAGACTAGGTGGAGATGCTAAATTAGTTGATATCATTGAGGAAAATGGAGCAACTATAAAATCTGTAGCACCTCAACAGGTGCCATTACTTCTAAATATATTAATATCTTGGTTCCCAATGTTACTACTAATTGGGGTATGGATATTTATGATGAACAAGATGGGAAAAGGAAATGGTGGAGGACCACAAATTTTCAATGTAGGAAAATCTAAGGCAAAGGAGAATGGAGAAGATGTATCTAAGGTAACTTTTGCAGATGTTGCTGGAATTACAGAGGCAAAAGTGGAATTAGAAGAGGTTGTAAAATTCTTAAGAGAGCCTGAGAAATTTAAGAATATAGGAGCAAGAATACCTAAAGGGGTACTTCTATTAGGGGCACCTGGAACAGGTAAAACTTTACTTGCAAAGGCTGTAGCTGGGGAGGCAAAAGTTCCATTCTTCAGTATGTCAGGTTCTGAATTCGTAGAGATGTTCGTAGGGGTAGGAGCTTCAAGAGTTAGAGACCTATTTAGTAAGGCTAGAAAAAATGCTCCATGTATAATCTTTATAGATGAGATAGACGCTGTAGGTAGAAAAAGAGGTTCTGGACAAGGGGGAGGAAATGATGAGAGAGAGCAAACTCTTAACCAACTTCTTGTAGAGATGGACGGATTTGGAACTGACGAGACAATAATAGTTTTAGCAGCAACAAACAGACCAGAAATTCTAGATAGAGCATTGATGAGACCAGGAAGATTTGATAGACAAGTTTTCGTAGATAGCCCAGATATTGATGGTAGAGAGGCTATTTTAAAGGTTCATGTAAGAGGTAAAAAGTTAGCTAAAGATGTTGATTTAAGAGTTATTGCAAAGAAAACTCCTGGATTTGTTGGAGCTGATTTAGCAAACCTATTAAATGAGGCAGCAATATTAGCAGCTAGAGATAATAGAGAAGAGATTACTATGGAGGACTTAGAAGAGGCTTCTGAAAAGGTAAGTATAGGACCAGAGAGAAAATCTAAAAAAGTTATAGAAAAAGAGAGAAGAATAACAGCTTATCACGAGGCTGGACATGCTATAATGCACTATGCTCTACCTAATACAGACCCTGTTCATAAGATATCTATAGTTCCAAGAGGTATGGCTGGTGGATATACAATGGCTTTACCAGAAGAGGACAGAAGCTATAAGTCTAAAAATGAGTTTTTAGATGAGATGAGAATACTTTATGGTGGAAGAGCAGCGGAGCAAATAGTATTTGGAGATATAACTACTGGAGCAAGTAACGATATCGAAAGAGCTACAGCAATAGCTCATGCTATTGTTACAAGATTTGGTATGAATGAGAAGTTTGGACCAATCTTACTTGATAATACTAAAGAGGGAGATTACTTCCAACAAAAATATTACAGTGATGTAACTGGTAAAGAGGTAGATGAAGAGATATTTAAAATTGTGCAAACAATGTATAAAGAAACTCTTGAAACTATCACTAAGTACTATGATAAACTAGATGCTGTGGCAAAAGCTCTATTAGCTAGAGAGCACCTAAATAGAGAGGAGTTTGAAGCTATAATGAAGGGAGAGCCTATTCCAGCTGAAAGTGAAGAGGTAGAAAAGGTAGAGGATATTTCAGAAGTGGGAAATGTAGAGATAGAGGAGTAA
- the rpsO gene encoding 30S ribosomal protein S15, whose product MRSKAEIIKEFGKFEGDTGSTEVQIALLTEKINHLTDHLRTHKKDFHSRLGLLKMVGQRKRLLAYLTKKDLEGYRNLIARLGIRK is encoded by the coding sequence ATGAGAAGTAAAGCAGAAATAATTAAAGAGTTTGGAAAATTCGAAGGAGATACTGGATCAACAGAAGTACAAATCGCTCTATTAACTGAAAAAATCAACCACTTAACTGATCACTTAAGAACTCACAAGAAAGATTTCCATTCAAGATTAGGATTATTAAAAATGGTAGGACAAAGAAAAAGATTACTTGCTTACCTAACTAAGAAAGACTTAGAAGGATACAGAAACTTAATCGCTAGATTAGGAATCAGAAAATAG